From Apteryx mantelli isolate bAptMan1 chromosome 30, bAptMan1.hap1, whole genome shotgun sequence, the proteins below share one genomic window:
- the USE1 gene encoding vesicle transport protein USE1, translating into MAPAAPEAALKAPSGGDAAAMAATRLELNLMRLLSRCEALAAERRDPEEWRLEKYVAALEEMLRGLKKQSSKPAPELLNEYSRKVDFLKGLLEAEKLSSSTEKALANQFLAPGRTPTTIKERTPATKTVHLQTKARCTGKMRSELLGTDPLAINDSEELNVRKRKGLASDEKQSAVELDAVLQRHQDMQEKLAEEMLSLARSLKNNTLAAQNVIKQDNQTLSHSLRMADQNFEKLKDESDRLEQHAKKSVNWLLWIMLIVVCFIFISMILFIRIFPKLK; encoded by the exons atggcgcccgccgccccggaaGCGGCGCTGAAGGCGCCTTCCGGCGGCGACGCGGCGGCCATGGCGGCGACGCGGCTGGAGCTGAACCTGATGCGGCTGCTGAGCCGGTGCGAGGCGCTGGCGGCCGAGCGGCGGGACCCCGAGGAGTGGCGGCTGGAGAAG TACGTGGCGGCTCTCGAGGAGATGCTGCGCGGGCTGAAGAAGCAGTCCAG CAAGCCTGCCCCAGAACTGCTGAATGAATACTCCCGCAAAGTGGACTTCCTCAAGGGACTTTTAGAAGCTGAAAAATTG TCATCATCAACTGAAAAGGCACTGGCTAATCAATTCTTGGCCCCTGGACGTACCCCTACAACGATCAAAGAGAGAACCCCAGCCACCAAAACAGTTCATCTGCAGACAAAGGCTCGTTGCACAGGCAAGATGAGGAGTGAGCTGCTTGGTACA GATCCCTTGGCTATCAATG aTTCTGAGGAGTTGAATGTAAGGAAGCGGAA AGGCCTTGCATCTGATGAGAAGCAGTCTGCAGTTGAGCTAGATGCTGTGTTACAACGCCATCAGGATATGCAGGAGAAGTTAGCTGAAGAAATGCTAAGTTTGGCTCGCAGTCTGAAAAACAACACTCTGGCTGCACAGAACGTGATAAAACAAGATAACCAG ACTTTATCACATTCTCTCAGAATGGCAGACCAGAACTTTGAGAAGCTCAAGGATGAATCTGACCGCCTTGAACAGCACGCAAAGAAATCAGTCAACTGGCTACTTTGGATAATGCTGATTGTAGTTTGTTTTATATTCATCAGTATGATCCTCTTTATCAGAATTTTCCCCAAACTAAAATGA